In the Lysinibacillus sp. PLM2 genome, one interval contains:
- the menC_1 gene encoding o-succinylbenzoate synthase gives MKITDMTIRHLKMKLKQPFTTSFGTFVHKEFLLLEAKDESGIVGWGESVAFDSPWYNEETLKTTWHMLEDFLIPLILNKQISHPDEVSELFKDIRKNNMAKSTIEGAVWDIYSQIANQPLAHTLGGKKDKIEVGISIGIQKSLEEQIAVVKKAIQDGYKRIKVKIKPGWDVEVIRELRKNFPETPLMADANSAYTLQDVELLKQLDEFNLTMIEQPLAVDDIIDHAVLQKQIKTPICLDESIHSVEDARKAIELGSCGVINIKIGRVGGITEAKKIHDLCEEKGIPVWCGGMLESGIGRAHNIALTTLSNFVLPGDTAGSNHYWEEDIILPEVITENGYITVPQVSGIGFKVNHKAIDKYTIAIKYYTS, from the coding sequence ATGAAAATTACCGACATGACCATTCGACATTTAAAGATGAAATTGAAACAACCATTTACAACGAGTTTTGGTACGTTTGTTCATAAAGAATTTTTACTCTTAGAAGCAAAGGATGAGAGTGGAATCGTTGGATGGGGAGAATCAGTCGCTTTCGATTCTCCTTGGTACAATGAAGAAACATTAAAAACAACTTGGCATATGCTCGAAGATTTCCTAATCCCTTTAATATTAAATAAACAAATATCACATCCAGATGAAGTGAGTGAATTATTTAAAGATATTCGGAAAAATAATATGGCTAAATCGACGATCGAAGGAGCGGTTTGGGATATTTATTCACAAATTGCGAATCAGCCTTTAGCTCATACACTTGGTGGAAAAAAGGACAAGATTGAAGTAGGCATAAGTATTGGCATCCAAAAATCATTGGAAGAACAAATTGCAGTTGTTAAAAAAGCAATACAAGATGGCTACAAAAGAATTAAAGTGAAAATTAAACCGGGCTGGGATGTTGAAGTCATTCGTGAATTAAGAAAAAACTTCCCTGAAACACCACTAATGGCAGATGCAAACTCTGCCTATACGCTACAGGATGTGGAATTATTAAAACAACTAGATGAATTTAATTTAACGATGATTGAACAGCCCCTAGCTGTTGATGACATAATCGACCACGCAGTTTTACAAAAACAAATCAAAACACCGATTTGTCTTGATGAAAGTATACATTCCGTTGAAGATGCGCGAAAGGCAATTGAATTAGGCAGCTGTGGTGTAATCAATATTAAAATAGGTCGTGTTGGTGGAATAACAGAAGCGAAAAAAATTCATGATTTATGTGAAGAAAAGGGTATTCCAGTTTGGTGTGGAGGGATGCTCGAGTCGGGCATTGGTAGGGCGCATAATATTGCTCTTACTACATTGTCAAATTTCGTTTTACCTGGCGATACAGCAGGTTCAAATCATTATTGGGAAGAAGATATCATTTTACCGGAAGTAATCACAGAAAATGGTTACATAACTGTTCCGCAAGTAAGTGGAATTGGCTTTAAAGTAAATCATAAAGCAATAGACAAATACACAATAGCAATAAAATATTATACTTCATAA
- a CDS encoding MFS transporter, with protein sequence MSRQHIGVLFGGVLLLIVAMGISRFAFTPILPFMRVDEGLSFEAAGYLASSNYIGYFVGALGAGFIYRNKKKFLLFNVLLNVLSILLMGLTHSYLLWILLRFIAGATGGYIFVLTSSIIMDYLASHLLSRWSGYLFSGIGLGIAISGLLVPYIEVSFAWEGTWIGLGILSGIFLLATVVLWRNIIIRDGEKVEKTQETKILQGFMPWLVIAYGLEGLGYIITGTFLVDIIYNIESIRAFAGFSWVIAGLAATPAAPIWMAMISKFSTVKVLSFAYVLQIIGILLPVFSQSAWSVLLSAFLYGFTFVGIVSLSTAYARELFPKQSGSVVSILTAVYALGQIVGPVFAGFFESWFNSFKAPLAFAGSMIIFALATLIFGKLFSDRKLHDHVKEVANEITK encoded by the coding sequence ATGTCACGGCAACACATCGGGGTGCTATTTGGGGGAGTATTATTATTAATTGTTGCTATGGGCATTAGTCGTTTTGCATTTACGCCTATTTTACCGTTCATGCGAGTTGACGAAGGGTTATCCTTTGAAGCAGCTGGTTATTTAGCATCAAGTAATTATATTGGCTATTTTGTAGGTGCACTTGGAGCAGGATTTATTTATCGTAATAAAAAGAAATTTTTACTTTTCAATGTTTTACTCAATGTACTATCTATACTTTTAATGGGTTTAACCCATTCTTATTTACTATGGATACTTTTACGTTTTATTGCCGGTGCTACAGGTGGCTATATTTTCGTACTGACTTCAAGCATTATAATGGACTATTTAGCCTCTCACCTACTTAGTCGTTGGTCTGGATATCTATTTTCTGGGATTGGTTTAGGAATTGCTATCTCTGGATTACTAGTACCTTATATTGAAGTATCCTTTGCATGGGAAGGGACATGGATTGGACTTGGAATTTTATCAGGCATATTCCTATTAGCAACAGTTGTTTTATGGAGAAATATAATTATACGGGATGGAGAAAAGGTTGAAAAAACGCAAGAAACCAAAATACTTCAAGGCTTTATGCCATGGTTAGTTATTGCCTATGGGCTAGAAGGACTTGGCTATATTATAACAGGCACTTTCCTAGTGGATATTATTTATAATATCGAAAGTATACGTGCCTTTGCTGGTTTTAGCTGGGTCATCGCAGGTCTTGCTGCAACACCTGCTGCACCTATTTGGATGGCGATGATTTCCAAATTTTCTACTGTAAAGGTACTGTCCTTTGCTTACGTATTACAAATAATCGGTATCTTGCTTCCCGTCTTTTCTCAGAGTGCATGGAGTGTATTATTATCAGCCTTTTTATATGGCTTTACCTTCGTAGGGATTGTTTCATTATCGACTGCATACGCACGAGAATTATTCCCAAAACAAAGTGGCTCTGTTGTTTCTATCCTTACTGCTGTATATGCATTAGGCCAAATTGTTGGTCCGGTATTCGCAGGCTTTTTTGAATCGTGGTTCAATAGCTTTAAAGCACCACTTGCTTTTGCTGGTTCCATGATTATCTTTGCCCTTGCCACATTAATCTTTGGTAAACTTTTTAGTGATCGAAAGCTTCATGATCATGTAAAAGAAGTAGCAAATGAAATAACGAAATAA
- the yybI gene encoding hypothetical protein has protein sequence MKLIEKGILMNQIWQSLMMPNTLVQIPQGQSIVSYKVGDVTGDHFPDFIYLTGTKQSGAPSLLKDITLYIKYGRSNYIQKHTLSENMGFHPTIWLGDFTGDGIDDIFIVIDSGGSGGIIFAYIYSMQNGVMKEIFNSTKFNEEHSYQVQYANQYKANIFSENPSEKYTIDLMFKGEEYLNEIYNPDGTLKQPIEGWVDPLGALYPVDYGRNGKYDLLGMQQIAGRYHADGLGYVENLLSWDGNAFSVVRQTVAIYGEGT, from the coding sequence ATGAAACTAATTGAAAAGGGGATATTAATGAATCAAATATGGCAATCTTTAATGATGCCTAATACACTTGTACAAATTCCACAAGGACAATCTATTGTTTCTTATAAAGTAGGGGATGTGACGGGCGATCATTTTCCGGATTTCATTTATTTAACGGGAACAAAACAATCAGGCGCACCTTCGTTGTTGAAGGATATTACATTATATATAAAGTACGGAAGATCAAATTATATTCAAAAGCATACACTCTCAGAAAACATGGGATTTCATCCTACAATTTGGTTAGGTGATTTTACAGGAGATGGCATTGACGACATCTTTATCGTGATAGATTCTGGAGGAAGCGGTGGAATAATATTTGCATATATTTATTCAATGCAAAATGGCGTTATGAAGGAAATTTTCAACTCTACTAAATTTAACGAAGAGCATTCCTATCAGGTTCAATATGCGAATCAATATAAAGCAAATATTTTTAGTGAAAATCCAAGTGAAAAATATACCATTGACCTTATGTTTAAGGGAGAAGAATATTTAAATGAAATATATAATCCCGATGGTACTCTGAAACAACCAATCGAGGGTTGGGTAGATCCTTTAGGTGCACTTTACCCAGTAGACTATGGTAGAAATGGGAAGTATGATTTGCTCGGAATGCAACAGATTGCTGGCCGATATCACGCTGATGGGTTAGGATATGTGGAAAATTTATTAAGCTGGGACGGAAACGCCTTTTCGGTTGTTCGTCAAACCGTTGCTATCTATGGAGAAGGTACGTAG
- a CDS encoding antibiotic ABC transporter permease: MRTIALIHRIIQQLLKDKRTLALLFIAPLLVLTLMYFIFNSENSDLKLVVTGANDMVIERLEDSDFNLTVKEEYSIESLENDQVDGWLNFDQMTMKLTLLNDDPSRANAIKMLLAQTLNSNNNKGSHSLETIYVYGDEDTKLFDIFSPMLIGYFVFFFVFLIAGIALLIERTSGTLERLLATPIKKYEIVIGYVLGYGLFALIQTIIVVLFSVHVLDIVLVGSIWLVFLINILVAFVALSLGTMLSSFANSEFQMIQFIPLVIVPQIFFSGVFPMDGMAVWLQQLGKVMPLYYASEALNGVMYKGYTLSEISLDLFVLFIFAIVFITLNIVFLKKYRSF; encoded by the coding sequence GTGCGAACGATAGCTTTAATTCATCGTATTATCCAACAGCTTTTAAAAGATAAACGAACATTAGCGTTATTATTTATTGCTCCACTTTTAGTGCTTACATTGATGTATTTTATCTTTAATTCGGAAAATAGTGATTTGAAACTTGTAGTGACAGGTGCCAATGATATGGTGATTGAGCGACTAGAAGATTCAGATTTTAATCTAACAGTTAAAGAAGAATATTCGATCGAAAGTTTAGAAAATGATCAAGTAGATGGCTGGTTAAACTTCGATCAAATGACGATGAAATTGACACTATTAAATGATGATCCGAGTCGTGCAAATGCTATAAAAATGTTACTAGCCCAAACATTAAATTCAAATAATAATAAGGGAAGTCATTCATTAGAAACAATATATGTTTATGGCGATGAGGATACGAAGCTGTTTGATATTTTTAGTCCGATGTTAATTGGCTATTTCGTATTTTTCTTTGTATTTCTCATTGCGGGGATTGCATTATTAATCGAGAGAACGAGCGGAACATTAGAAAGGTTGCTAGCGACACCTATTAAAAAATATGAAATCGTTATTGGCTATGTACTAGGTTACGGGCTATTTGCTTTAATTCAAACAATTATTGTCGTTCTATTTTCCGTGCATGTTTTAGATATTGTACTAGTAGGTTCAATTTGGCTAGTATTTTTGATTAATATATTAGTTGCCTTTGTTGCTTTATCTTTAGGCACAATGCTTTCAAGTTTTGCCAACTCGGAATTTCAAATGATTCAATTTATCCCTCTAGTGATTGTTCCACAAATATTCTTTTCAGGGGTTTTTCCGATGGATGGTATGGCAGTCTGGTTACAGCAATTAGGTAAAGTAATGCCCCTTTATTATGCGTCAGAAGCCTTAAATGGCGTTATGTACAAAGGGTATACTCTTAGTGAGATTTCCTTGGATCTTTTTGTTTTATTTATTTTTGCAATCGTTTTTATTACTTTGAATATTGTTTTTTTAAAAAAGTATCGTTCGTTTTAA
- the bmr gene encoding multidrug resistance protein 1, whose translation MSSKVSKITIIILLSNIFVSFVGMGLVIPVLPTIMDELDLNGSFIGYMVAAFSIAQFIVSPFAGKWADVVGRKRMIILGLIIFSLSEFLFGIGQSIEVLFLSRILGGVSSAFIMPSVTAFIADITTDQARPKILGYMSAAINTGFILGPGIGGFLAGLGSRAPFFAAAILAGLAAILSIIYLKEPNRVQSESNIPTEKFGMKRIFSGVYFIPFLLLFTSTFGLASFESLFSLFVDHKFQFTPFDIAIIVTGGGLAGAIVQVFFFDPLTKKLGEIVLVRYCFIFSALLVWVMTVVETYLAVIITSCIVFIGFDLIRPAITSYLTKIARNEQGFVGGMNSMFTSLGNIFGPIAGGLLFDFNIHYPYYFATIILILSIFLSVFWVNAKENSVK comes from the coding sequence ATGAGCTCCAAGGTTTCAAAAATTACCATTATTATTTTATTAAGTAACATATTTGTTTCATTTGTCGGAATGGGACTCGTTATCCCCGTATTACCGACAATCATGGATGAGCTTGATTTGAATGGATCATTTATAGGGTATATGGTCGCTGCTTTTTCCATTGCTCAATTCATCGTCTCACCATTTGCAGGGAAATGGGCAGATGTCGTTGGTAGAAAACGAATGATTATATTAGGATTAATCATTTTTAGTTTGTCTGAGTTTTTATTTGGGATTGGACAGTCGATCGAAGTATTATTTCTTTCCAGAATACTAGGTGGCGTAAGTAGTGCATTTATTATGCCTTCCGTAACGGCTTTTATCGCTGATATAACGACAGACCAGGCTCGACCGAAAATATTAGGATATATGTCAGCAGCTATTAATACAGGATTTATTCTGGGACCTGGTATCGGTGGTTTTCTAGCAGGGTTAGGCTCCAGAGCGCCTTTTTTTGCCGCAGCTATTTTAGCGGGACTTGCTGCAATTTTATCTATTATTTACTTAAAAGAACCAAATCGTGTTCAAAGCGAATCGAATATTCCCACTGAAAAGTTTGGAATGAAACGAATATTTAGTGGCGTATATTTCATTCCCTTTTTATTACTCTTTACTTCGACCTTTGGATTAGCATCATTCGAGTCATTATTCAGCTTATTTGTTGATCATAAATTTCAATTTACACCATTTGATATCGCTATTATTGTGACTGGTGGTGGGTTAGCTGGTGCAATTGTTCAAGTATTTTTCTTCGATCCTTTAACAAAGAAATTAGGCGAAATTGTTCTTGTTCGTTACTGCTTTATTTTTTCTGCACTACTTGTGTGGGTCATGACTGTAGTGGAAACCTACCTTGCAGTTATAATTACTTCATGCATTGTCTTTATTGGCTTTGATTTGATCAGACCGGCAATCACCTCCTATTTAACAAAGATTGCAAGAAATGAACAAGGATTTGTCGGCGGAATGAATTCAATGTTCACAAGCTTAGGAAATATTTTCGGCCCTATTGCTGGGGGTCTGCTATTTGATTTCAATATCCATTATCCTTACTATTTTGCAACGATTATATTGATTCTCAGCATTTTTCTGTCAGTTTTTTGGGTTAACGCTAAAGAAAACTCTGTCAAATAA
- a CDS encoding ABC transporter ATP-binding protein: MSNAIHIVNVSKKFNRKQVINPITLGVEERKIFGLLGPSGCGKTTLIKMIVGMLKTDSGEITVLNKQVPNAALLKEIGYMAQSDALYTALTGRQNLEFFAKLYGLSKKEREQRIEYAAKIVQLTNNLKGTVSTYSGGMKRRLSLAIALIQNPTILILDEPTVGIDPVLKQSIWKELERLKEEEHKTIVITTHVMDEAERCDHLAMIREGEIIASGTPAYLKEQYAAQNFDEVFLKVGGAM; encoded by the coding sequence ATGTCGAATGCTATTCATATTGTAAATGTTTCTAAAAAATTTAATAGGAAACAGGTGATTAATCCGATCACACTAGGAGTAGAAGAAAGGAAAATATTTGGCTTACTTGGACCATCTGGTTGTGGGAAAACAACTTTAATCAAAATGATTGTTGGCATGCTAAAGACTGATTCTGGTGAAATTACAGTATTAAACAAACAAGTTCCCAATGCAGCTTTGCTAAAAGAAATAGGGTATATGGCACAATCTGATGCACTTTATACAGCATTGACTGGAAGACAAAACTTAGAATTCTTTGCAAAATTATATGGGTTGTCAAAAAAAGAGAGAGAACAACGAATTGAATATGCGGCAAAAATAGTCCAGTTAACTAACAATTTAAAAGGAACTGTTTCGACTTATTCTGGAGGGATGAAACGGCGTTTATCATTAGCAATCGCATTAATTCAAAATCCAACCATTTTAATTTTAGATGAACCAACAGTCGGTATTGACCCAGTATTAAAACAGTCTATTTGGAAAGAATTAGAGCGTTTAAAAGAGGAGGAGCATAAGACAATCGTTATTACTACTCATGTAATGGATGAAGCTGAAAGATGCGACCATCTCGCAATGATACGGGAAGGGGAAATAATTGCATCGGGTACACCTGCATATTTAAAAGAGCAATATGCTGCACAGAATTTTGATGAAGTCTTTTTAAAAGTTGGGGGTGCAATGTAG
- a CDS encoding membrane protein encodes MKKSLQIGGAIVGLVVGGGFASGQEIMQFFTSFGYYGILGAIIATFGLAFFGMNIAQLGYQLGTTSHKEVLHYISGRTIGTILDILITFFLFCVTVAMFAGTASIFRQVLGIDPVLGSVFMVGLTIFTLMLNTKSIINVIAIATPYLLAFMLLIALYSILSMDLTLSEQVSLAERQPSAAPNWYMGSLLYISYNIASALSMIIVIGSTATSKKTAGWGGIFGGVLLGILILLINAAMFAKMDVVSGKDMPILEIARDIHPLIGFIMALGLVGMIYSTAVGMMYSFINRLVSPKDKVYKPTVVLFGIIGFMASFVGFTNLVSKVYSIMGYLGFVLIVAVFFSWLKRK; translated from the coding sequence ATGAAAAAAAGTTTGCAAATTGGTGGCGCAATTGTAGGGTTAGTTGTAGGAGGCGGTTTTGCTTCCGGACAAGAAATCATGCAATTTTTCACTAGCTTTGGATACTATGGAATATTAGGGGCTATCATTGCTACCTTTGGTTTAGCCTTTTTTGGAATGAACATTGCCCAGCTTGGTTATCAATTAGGCACAACTTCTCATAAAGAGGTTCTACATTACATATCTGGTCGTACTATCGGAACAATTCTTGATATTTTAATTACATTCTTTTTGTTCTGTGTTACGGTGGCGATGTTTGCAGGAACGGCCTCTATATTTAGACAAGTTTTAGGGATTGATCCAGTCTTAGGAAGCGTTTTTATGGTTGGGTTAACAATTTTCACGCTCATGCTTAATACAAAAAGTATTATTAATGTCATTGCTATAGCTACACCTTATCTATTGGCCTTTATGCTATTAATCGCCCTATACTCCATTTTATCAATGGACCTAACCCTATCTGAGCAAGTAAGTTTAGCAGAAAGGCAGCCATCAGCGGCACCTAATTGGTACATGGGTTCATTATTATACATTTCATATAATATTGCGTCGGCTTTATCTATGATAATTGTTATTGGGAGCACTGCTACAAGCAAAAAGACTGCTGGATGGGGCGGCATTTTCGGTGGTGTTTTGCTTGGTATATTGATTTTACTTATTAATGCAGCGATGTTTGCAAAAATGGATGTAGTGTCTGGAAAGGATATGCCAATTTTAGAGATTGCGCGAGATATTCATCCTTTAATCGGTTTTATTATGGCTCTTGGACTAGTTGGAATGATTTATAGTACAGCGGTAGGAATGATGTATTCATTTATCAATCGATTGGTTTCGCCTAAAGATAAAGTTTATAAGCCGACAGTCGTATTATTTGGAATTATTGGTTTTATGGCAAGTTTTGTAGGTTTTACAAATTTGGTGAGCAAAGTTTATTCCATCATGGGGTATTTAGGTTTTGTGTTAATCGTAGCAGTATTTTTTTCATGGCTTAAAAGAAAATAA